A single region of the Anaerolineales bacterium genome encodes:
- a CDS encoding DNA-directed RNA polymerase subunit beta: MKKRLDTKNYARTHDVQELPSLIEVQLQSFEWFKTDGMGELFSEISPIESYNGSLKLYFPGPQPETDEFGLKYWFEDPKHSEELCLERDMTYSAPLYVRVALVNKETDEILVNDIFLGDFPLMTENGTFIINGIERVVVSQLIRSPGVYFDVAEERTTGRNLSNAKLIPDRGAWMEFETRKSDYITVKFNRKRTVPVTILLRALAAVSDDHDDLSPIRTGSDEELLAIFKDVDDADDHHYLEATIKNEPQWDIKEGRTIGEMALLEFFKRMRPGDPPNLDNAREYLRQQLFDQRRYDLERVGRYKLNQRMGLDTIIDRKIRTVTKYDLVKVVERMIMINNRKAEPDDIDHLGNRRVKTVGELIQSKLRVGLRRTERVIRERMTMKEADRITPVTLINIRPIVAAVREFFGSSQLSQFMEQTNPLAELTHKRTLSALGPGGLRRERAGFDVRDVHHSHYGRICPIETPEGPNIGLIGRLATYARVNPYGFIETPYRKVVKELALNDERLFGRQLSEDLTNADDEVIVEEGTVITEGLLKKFKQMKMKTVPVRPFVSGETVYLSADEEDRFMIAQANATLDEHSQFTGDRISSRFHQKFLDTTPNRIDYMDVAPRQIVGISAALIPFLEHDDANRALMGSNMQRQAVPLLNPDVPIVSTGMEDQAAYDSGQVLLAEAAGEVISVTGDKVVVKDDSGDLREYRLRKYTRSNQSTCIDQRPVVEKGQRVNRRDVIADSSSTKSGNLALGHDVVCAFLSWEGGNYEDALLISERLLREDMFTSIHIEKHEIEARDTKLGPEEITYDIPNVGEEALKDLNEDGIVRIGAEVGPNDILVGKITPKGEKELSPEEKLLRAIFGEKAREVKDTSLRLPHGERGKVVDVKIFNREEHRDLPAGVEQMVRVSVAQRRKLTQGDKMAGRHGNKGVISKVVPLEDMPYLEDGTPIDIILNPLGVPGRMNIGQVLETHLGWAAGQLGFRAVTPVFDGAEEREIEAELGRAWLIDYTWEAITERAWAWINPQGYSEEELEDDEEVRRLFVSDWLAGKPDYDSDLLMLEHIYLRRSVLREWVREQGWNPDDVLIFDNTGMSSAERDRIDANAIDLTLYVWTAFASGEETPAGLSREELREYAHRISIRTGLPVPIYGKQMLYDGKTGQPYDRPVTIGVIHMLKLAHLVEDKVHARSTGPYSLVTQQPLGGKAQFGGQRFGEMEVWALEAYGAAYTLQEMLTVKSDDVQGRVKTYEAIVKGDPIEEPGIPASFRVLVKELQSLGLAVEAITEAGDVITFGREREDNRQPNIKTGLFGLEPNRQGN, translated from the coding sequence ATGAAAAAACGACTGGACACGAAGAACTACGCCCGAACACACGATGTGCAGGAACTGCCCTCACTCATTGAGGTGCAGCTTCAATCCTTCGAGTGGTTCAAAACCGACGGTATGGGCGAATTGTTCTCGGAGATCAGCCCGATTGAAAGTTACAATGGTAGTCTCAAACTCTATTTCCCCGGACCTCAACCGGAAACGGATGAATTTGGTCTGAAATATTGGTTTGAAGACCCCAAACACAGCGAGGAACTGTGCCTTGAGCGGGACATGACCTACTCTGCCCCGCTTTATGTGCGGGTGGCGTTGGTCAACAAAGAAACCGACGAGATTCTCGTCAACGATATTTTCCTCGGTGATTTTCCCTTGATGACAGAGAACGGCACGTTCATCATCAATGGCATTGAGCGCGTCGTTGTCAGCCAGTTGATTCGCTCCCCCGGCGTCTATTTTGACGTGGCAGAAGAACGTACCACCGGGCGCAACCTCTCCAATGCGAAGCTGATTCCTGATCGCGGCGCGTGGATGGAATTTGAAACGCGCAAGAGCGACTACATCACGGTCAAGTTCAACCGCAAACGCACCGTCCCCGTGACGATTCTGCTGCGGGCGTTGGCTGCCGTCTCTGATGATCACGATGATCTCTCCCCGATCCGCACCGGATCGGATGAAGAACTCTTGGCGATCTTCAAAGATGTCGATGATGCCGACGATCATCACTACCTTGAAGCGACGATCAAAAACGAGCCGCAGTGGGATATTAAAGAAGGGCGCACCATTGGCGAAATGGCGCTCTTGGAATTCTTCAAGCGGATGCGCCCCGGCGACCCGCCCAACCTTGACAACGCCCGCGAGTATTTGCGCCAGCAGTTGTTCGATCAGCGCCGTTATGACCTTGAGCGCGTCGGGCGCTACAAGCTGAACCAACGGATGGGCTTGGACACGATCATTGATCGCAAAATCCGCACGGTGACGAAGTACGATCTCGTCAAGGTGGTGGAGCGGATGATCATGATCAACAACCGCAAGGCAGAGCCAGACGACATTGATCACCTCGGCAACCGCCGCGTGAAAACGGTTGGCGAATTGATCCAAAGCAAACTGCGCGTTGGCTTGCGCCGTACCGAGCGCGTGATCCGCGAGCGGATGACGATGAAAGAGGCAGACCGGATCACCCCCGTGACGCTGATCAACATCCGTCCGATTGTTGCCGCCGTCCGCGAATTTTTCGGCAGCAGCCAACTGAGCCAATTCATGGAGCAGACGAACCCGCTGGCGGAACTGACCCATAAACGTACACTCTCGGCATTGGGTCCGGGCGGTTTGCGCCGTGAACGTGCCGGTTTCGATGTCCGCGACGTGCATCACAGCCACTACGGGCGCATCTGCCCGATTGAAACGCCGGAAGGTCCGAACATTGGCTTGATTGGGCGTTTGGCAACCTATGCCCGTGTGAACCCTTATGGATTCATCGAAACGCCCTACCGAAAAGTCGTCAAAGAGCTTGCGCTCAACGACGAGCGCTTGTTTGGACGGCAGCTTAGTGAAGACCTGACGAACGCCGATGATGAGGTGATCGTTGAGGAAGGGACGGTGATCACCGAAGGGCTGCTGAAGAAATTTAAGCAGATGAAGATGAAGACCGTCCCCGTTCGCCCCTTCGTCAGCGGGGAGACAGTTTACCTCTCGGCTGATGAAGAAGATCGCTTCATGATTGCCCAAGCCAACGCCACCCTCGATGAACACAGCCAGTTCACTGGGGATCGCATCTCGTCGCGTTTCCATCAGAAGTTTTTGGACACAACGCCCAACCGCATCGATTATATGGACGTAGCCCCTCGGCAGATCGTTGGTATTTCAGCGGCGTTGATCCCCTTCTTGGAGCATGACGACGCCAACCGCGCCCTGATGGGATCGAACATGCAGCGTCAGGCTGTGCCGCTGCTGAACCCCGATGTACCGATTGTTAGCACGGGGATGGAAGACCAAGCCGCCTACGACTCCGGTCAGGTGCTGTTGGCGGAAGCTGCCGGCGAGGTGATCAGTGTGACGGGCGATAAGGTCGTTGTCAAAGACGACAGCGGCGACCTGCGCGAATATCGCCTGCGGAAATACACCCGCTCGAACCAATCGACGTGCATTGATCAGCGCCCAGTGGTGGAAAAAGGGCAGCGTGTGAACCGCCGCGATGTGATCGCGGATAGTTCCTCAACAAAATCAGGCAATCTGGCGCTTGGTCACGATGTGGTCTGTGCCTTCTTGTCATGGGAAGGGGGCAACTACGAAGACGCCCTCTTGATCAGCGAACGCCTGCTGCGTGAGGACATGTTCACCTCGATCCACATCGAAAAACATGAGATCGAAGCGCGGGATACCAAACTGGGACCGGAAGAAATCACCTATGACATTCCCAATGTCGGTGAAGAAGCGCTCAAAGACCTGAATGAGGATGGTATTGTCCGCATTGGGGCAGAGGTCGGTCCGAACGATATTCTCGTTGGAAAGATCACCCCGAAGGGCGAGAAAGAACTTAGCCCAGAGGAAAAACTGCTGCGGGCAATCTTTGGCGAAAAAGCGCGGGAAGTGAAAGATACTTCGCTGCGTTTGCCGCACGGTGAACGAGGTAAGGTGGTTGATGTGAAAATCTTCAACCGCGAGGAACACCGCGATTTGCCGGCTGGTGTTGAGCAGATGGTGCGCGTCAGCGTGGCGCAGCGCCGTAAGCTGACACAGGGCGACAAAATGGCGGGGCGGCATGGGAATAAAGGTGTGATCTCGAAGGTTGTGCCGTTGGAAGACATGCCCTACCTTGAGGATGGGACGCCCATCGACATCATCTTGAACCCCCTCGGCGTGCCGGGGCGTATGAACATTGGTCAGGTCTTGGAAACGCATCTCGGTTGGGCAGCGGGGCAGCTTGGCTTCCGCGCCGTGACTCCCGTTTTTGACGGGGCGGAAGAACGCGAGATTGAGGCAGAACTCGGACGGGCGTGGCTGATCGACTACACATGGGAAGCGATCACCGAACGGGCGTGGGCATGGATCAATCCGCAAGGTTACAGCGAAGAAGAGCTGGAAGATGATGAGGAAGTCCGCCGCTTGTTCGTGAGTGATTGGCTGGCGGGCAAGCCCGACTATGACAGCGATCTGCTGATGTTGGAGCATATCTATCTGCGCCGTTCTGTCCTGCGGGAGTGGGTGCGCGAACAAGGTTGGAATCCTGATGATGTGCTGATCTTTGATAATACAGGGATGTCCTCAGCGGAGCGGGATCGCATTGATGCCAACGCCATTGACCTAACTCTATATGTGTGGACGGCATTTGCTTCTGGCGAAGAAACGCCGGCAGGTTTAAGCCGCGAAGAACTGCGCGAGTATGCGCACCGCATCTCGATCCGGACCGGACTCCCCGTGCCGATCTATGGCAAGCAGATGCTCTACGACGGAAAAACGGGGCAGCCTTATGATCGCCCAGTGACCATCGGTGTGATCCACATGCTGAAGCTGGCGCACTTGGTCGAAGACAAGGTTCATGCCCGCTCAACGGGACCATACAGCCTTGTCACACAGCAGCCGCTTGGTGGGAAGGCACAGTTTGGCGGTCAGCGCTTCGGGGAGATGGAAGTCTGGGCGCTGGAAGCCTATGGCGCAGCGTACACCCTCCAAGAAATGCTCACGGTGAAATCGGACGACGTACAAGGGCGGGTGAAAACCTACGAAGCCATCGTCAAGGGCGACCCGATTGAAGAACCGGGGATTCCGGCGTCGTTCCGCGTCCTCGTCAAGGAATTGCAATCGCTTGGCTTGGCGGTGGAAGCGATCACCGAAGCGGGCGATGTGATCACCTTTGGGCGTGAGCGGGAAGATAACCGTCAGCCGAATATCAAAACGGGATTGTTCGGCTTAGAGCCAAACCGTCAGGGAAATTAG
- a CDS encoding oligosaccharide flippase family protein, producing MYRQLTINTLINLLNLTVNIIVGFLIAPYFIHSLGSELYGIWVFTLSLSVTRGALIIFDLGILSALVKYVAEYHAQGDPRKVNEAFSGAFLTYLLIGGVTALGLLVFAAAFSGSLFRTPPEHLDTARSLLFILALQTLFDFPALAVQGVLEGLQRYDVTRGLNIVRIFLYSGLSLLFLQAGMGVYALAWATFLSELVRLLGHIYWGRRAFPAWRLVYCPSRAVLRAMVGLSSKMFVFALATTVYNQMDQIILATRLSTTALTDYDISARLHTLVFALTTLIGPFMVPAASALYAQADLPALRRLMLRATRFTAAFAAPATILLIVLAESMTRYWIGAEYLHTVTATRLFLSYLLMYLLIRVGQNMLIGMNRLAVLLPALLISTIVNLLVSLIAVGSLGVTGVILGTVVGNAAACLLYLYAFRRDIGITFSEVWRRVIWRTYPQALMAGGAVFLLATSQPPRNLFQVGLYGALGMLVYFGLFAFTGLERVERQALTRIILRQPRPTTPDME from the coding sequence ATGTATCGCCAACTCACGATCAACACCCTTATTAACCTCCTCAACCTGACAGTGAATATCATTGTTGGGTTTTTGATTGCCCCCTATTTCATCCACAGTTTGGGCAGCGAACTGTACGGCATCTGGGTGTTCACCCTTTCGCTCTCCGTCACACGGGGGGCACTGATCATTTTTGATTTGGGCATTCTCTCTGCCCTTGTCAAATATGTTGCCGAATACCACGCACAAGGAGACCCGCGCAAAGTAAACGAAGCCTTCAGTGGCGCCTTTCTCACCTATCTACTCATTGGCGGGGTGACTGCTTTAGGGCTGCTGGTCTTTGCCGCCGCTTTTAGTGGCAGCCTCTTTCGCACCCCCCCGGAACACCTAGACACCGCCCGCAGCCTGCTCTTTATTTTGGCGCTGCAAACCCTCTTTGATTTTCCGGCACTAGCAGTGCAAGGCGTCCTCGAAGGGTTGCAGCGGTACGATGTGACGCGAGGGCTTAATATCGTCCGCATCTTCCTTTACAGCGGGTTAAGCCTCCTCTTTTTACAGGCGGGAATGGGTGTTTATGCCCTTGCTTGGGCAACCTTCCTGAGCGAACTTGTGCGCTTACTTGGGCATATCTATTGGGGACGACGGGCGTTTCCAGCGTGGCGCTTGGTCTACTGTCCTTCGCGGGCTGTGCTGCGGGCAATGGTCGGTTTGAGCAGCAAAATGTTTGTTTTTGCCCTTGCCACAACAGTTTATAACCAAATGGATCAGATCATCCTTGCCACACGCCTCTCGACAACGGCACTCACCGATTACGACATTTCTGCCCGCTTGCACACTCTCGTCTTTGCCCTAACGACGCTGATCGGTCCCTTTATGGTGCCCGCCGCCTCTGCACTCTATGCCCAAGCCGATCTCCCCGCCCTACGCCGTCTGATGCTCCGCGCCACGCGCTTCACCGCCGCCTTCGCTGCTCCAGCGACGATTCTGTTGATCGTCTTGGCGGAATCGATGACGCGCTATTGGATTGGGGCAGAGTACCTTCACACCGTGACAGCAACCCGCCTGTTTTTAAGTTACCTGCTGATGTACCTTTTGATTCGTGTCGGGCAAAACATGTTGATCGGGATGAACCGCCTCGCCGTGCTGCTTCCCGCCCTTCTGATCAGCACCATCGTAAATCTTCTCGTCAGCCTGATCGCCGTAGGCTCGCTCGGCGTTACCGGAGTTATTCTAGGGACAGTGGTGGGGAACGCGGCTGCCTGCCTTCTTTATCTCTATGCGTTCCGACGGGATATTGGGATAACCTTCAGTGAAGTATGGCGCCGCGTGATTTGGCGCACCTACCCACAAGCGCTGATGGCGGGAGGGGCGGTGTTCTTACTCGCCACCTCTCAACCGCCACGCAATCTTTTTCAGGTAGGTTTGTATGGGGCGTTGGGAATGCTCGTTTATTTTGGATTATTTGCTTTCACTGGACTAGAGCGCGTAGAACGGCAAGCGCTTACACGGATTATTTTGCGCCAACCTCGCCCTACTACACCGGATATGGAGTAA
- a CDS encoding glycosyltransferase family 2 protein, with protein sequence MSDPIGDTLPFVTVILPIRNEEQFIERCLGAVLAQDYPPEWMEILIGDGMSEDDTRAIIEAMPGAERVQIIPNPRRIQAAAMNITLSYAKGDYVLRIDGHTIIAPDYVRRCVEHLQRTGAYNVGGAMNPVGVTPMGKAIAAAGKSAFAVPSAFHVSSQAAFTDTVYMGAFPRQVLVQVGGYNEHVGVNEDYELNVRLRRAGGTIYFAPDIQSLYYGRQTLTALARQYFRYGRSKVQTLREHPSSLRPRQIIAPAFVAGIASVPLLALFAPALLPVWGGVVLLYVVLTVIVSFRLAAAQGWALFGRLLLVFPTIHLAWGCGFWVGVIRPFRR encoded by the coding sequence ATGAGTGATCCGATAGGCGATACGCTGCCCTTCGTCACGGTCATTTTGCCAATACGCAATGAAGAACAGTTTATCGAGCGCTGTTTGGGGGCAGTCTTAGCACAAGATTACCCTCCAGAGTGGATGGAAATCCTCATTGGCGATGGGATGAGCGAGGATGACACGCGGGCGATTATTGAGGCGATGCCCGGTGCGGAGCGTGTACAGATTATCCCCAACCCACGTCGCATTCAGGCAGCGGCTATGAACATCACATTGTCCTATGCTAAGGGGGATTATGTGCTGCGCATTGATGGGCATACCATCATTGCGCCGGATTACGTTCGGCGCTGTGTGGAACACCTTCAGCGAACGGGAGCATACAACGTTGGTGGAGCAATGAATCCGGTGGGGGTAACGCCGATGGGAAAGGCGATTGCGGCAGCGGGAAAATCCGCCTTTGCTGTGCCAAGCGCCTTCCATGTAAGCAGTCAAGCGGCGTTCACCGATACGGTTTACATGGGGGCGTTTCCCCGTCAGGTTTTGGTGCAGGTGGGGGGCTATAACGAACACGTTGGGGTCAATGAAGATTACGAACTGAATGTGCGTCTTCGTCGCGCCGGAGGGACGATCTATTTCGCCCCGGACATTCAATCGCTCTACTATGGACGGCAAACCCTAACGGCGCTTGCCCGCCAATATTTTCGCTATGGGCGTTCCAAAGTCCAGACACTGCGTGAACATCCTTCGTCGCTACGCCCCCGTCAAATTATTGCCCCTGCCTTTGTCGCCGGCATTGCTAGTGTGCCGCTCCTCGCCTTGTTTGCACCGGCGCTTCTTCCTGTGTGGGGGGGTGTCGTCCTTCTCTACGTCGTCCTGACGGTAATCGTTAGTTTTCGGCTTGCGGCGGCGCAAGGGTGGGCGTTGTTTGGGCGACTGCTGCTTGTTTTTCCAACAATTCATCTAGCGTGGGGATGCGGCTTTTGGGTAGGGGTTATTCGCCCTTTTCGCCGCTAA
- a CDS encoding MinD/ParA family protein: protein MAKIISIHSFRGGTGKSNTSANLSAIMASEGKRVCVIDTDIQSPGIHVLLGLGEDDMKLSLNDYLWGKCQIEEAAYDVTANVDPSIEGKLFLVPSSIKVSDIARILREHYDVGLLNDGFQRLIEALKLDVLIVDTHPGLNDETLLSIAISDALAIIMRPDQQDFQGTSVTVEVARKLDVPRLVLIVNKTPTIYDFNQVRQNVHERFGAEVAAVLPHSDEMMVLASEGVFVMKYKDHPIAQTLRGVARSLLED from the coding sequence ATGGCTAAGATCATTTCGATCCACTCGTTTCGTGGCGGGACGGGCAAATCGAACACATCAGCGAATCTCTCCGCCATCATGGCGTCGGAAGGCAAGCGCGTCTGTGTGATCGATACGGATATTCAATCCCCCGGCATTCATGTCTTGTTAGGGCTTGGCGAAGACGACATGAAACTGTCGCTCAATGATTATTTATGGGGCAAGTGCCAAATTGAAGAAGCCGCTTATGATGTTACTGCGAATGTAGACCCCAGCATCGAAGGGAAGCTGTTCCTCGTTCCGTCTAGCATCAAAGTCAGCGATATTGCCCGTATTCTGCGCGAGCATTATGATGTTGGCTTGCTCAATGATGGCTTCCAACGGCTCATTGAGGCGCTCAAACTGGATGTCCTGATCGTTGATACGCACCCCGGTTTGAACGATGAAACGCTCCTTTCGATTGCCATTTCAGATGCGCTCGCTATTATCATGCGCCCAGACCAGCAAGACTTTCAAGGGACAAGTGTCACCGTAGAGGTTGCCCGCAAACTAGACGTGCCTCGCTTGGTTTTGATTGTGAACAAAACGCCCACCATCTACGATTTCAATCAAGTCCGTCAGAATGTTCATGAGCGCTTTGGTGCTGAAGTTGCGGCAGTGCTGCCCCACTCTGACGAAATGATGGTCTTGGCATCGGAGGGGGTGTTCGTCATGAAATACAAAGATCATCCCATTGCTCAAACCCTTCGCGGGGTAGCGCGTTCGCTCCTTGAGGACTAG
- a CDS encoding serine/threonine protein kinase produces MMLNLVGQRLGNYEIISRFGEGGMAAVYKARQVNIKREVAIKVILPSLAQRDEFKKRFDKEAELCASLSHPNIVKIFDYGVARGFHLALTNDSIDARKDVYFIVMELLTGGSLASKIIREPLPLSAAVPIIEQIGSALDYAASRGLIHRDLKPGNVLFDAQGNAILSDFGIARLEGDKQQITQDGMAMGTPAYMAPEMWEEVELTPSLDIYALGVLLYEMLTTKLPFYSRTPYAIMKMHRDDPVPSVSKHVDGIPPGVDEVIRKAMGKTVEDRYPKAMQMARDLKKVAAAAETDTVLLEKSAEAKLSPELQAERARAVAGKPSSAPKESASTLNPKIILPLIAVGVVVILILLLILAGRG; encoded by the coding sequence ATGATGCTCAACCTCGTCGGTCAGCGGCTAGGCAACTACGAAATCATCTCCCGCTTTGGCGAAGGAGGCATGGCGGCTGTCTACAAAGCACGCCAAGTCAATATCAAGCGTGAGGTAGCCATTAAAGTCATTCTGCCGAGCCTTGCCCAGCGGGATGAATTTAAGAAACGCTTTGATAAAGAGGCTGAATTATGCGCCTCCCTAAGCCATCCGAATATCGTCAAAATCTTTGATTATGGCGTGGCGCGGGGCTTTCACTTGGCGCTCACCAATGACTCGATTGATGCCCGCAAGGACGTGTACTTCATTGTCATGGAACTGCTGACGGGCGGCAGTTTGGCAAGCAAAATCATACGCGAACCCTTGCCGCTCAGCGCCGCCGTGCCAATCATTGAGCAGATTGGCTCAGCGTTGGATTACGCCGCCTCACGGGGGCTGATTCATCGTGACCTGAAGCCGGGGAATGTCCTCTTTGACGCACAAGGCAACGCCATCCTCTCCGATTTCGGCATTGCACGCCTAGAGGGGGATAAACAACAAATCACCCAAGACGGTATGGCGATGGGAACGCCTGCCTATATGGCGCCTGAAATGTGGGAGGAGGTCGAACTAACCCCCTCCCTCGATATTTATGCGCTTGGGGTTTTGCTCTATGAGATGCTGACGACAAAACTACCCTTCTACTCGCGGACTCCCTACGCGATCATGAAAATGCACCGCGATGATCCTGTCCCCTCTGTCTCGAAGCATGTCGATGGGATACCCCCTGGTGTGGATGAGGTGATCCGCAAAGCAATGGGCAAAACGGTTGAAGACCGCTACCCCAAAGCAATGCAGATGGCACGCGATCTGAAAAAAGTTGCCGCTGCCGCTGAAACAGATACCGTCCTGCTGGAAAAATCAGCCGAGGCAAAACTTTCCCCAGAGCTTCAAGCAGAGCGGGCGAGGGCGGTTGCCGGCAAGCCTTCTAGCGCTCCGAAGGAGTCGGCTTCAACCTTAAATCCCAAAATTATTCTTCCCCTCATCGCCGTTGGGGTGGTCGTCATTTTGATCCTGTTGTTGATTCTTGCTGGGCGGGGCTAA
- a CDS encoding YtxH domain-containing protein, translated as MGRFFWRGAVIGAVIGAVIGFIRAPRSGRESRALLAEQTQDAATHLRRQIDGESIDESLRAGKAAARQLNRADKR; from the coding sequence ATGGGGCGTTTTTTTTGGCGCGGGGCGGTCATAGGGGCAGTCATCGGCGCGGTGATTGGCTTCATCCGCGCTCCCCGCAGCGGGCGCGAAAGCCGCGCCTTGCTTGCCGAACAAACGCAAGATGCCGCCACTCACCTTCGCCGCCAGATCGACGGCGAGAGCATCGATGAATCCCTACGGGCGGGAAAAGCCGCCGCCCGCCAATTGAATCGGGCTGACAAGCGTTGA
- a CDS encoding SRPBCC family protein, which translates to MPSIDQRQTIAAPAEAVWGFLARPELISKWHKGYKQVSILSTKIGVVGTRRRVVDEAGRATIEEISQWLENLGYEYVMVEGRYRDYRGRLRLQPIPEGTIVNWTFEYHLRGILPRLGYRRRLEGLMSESLKALRKQVELSGVRIDPDKQERFAMRPAPNWEERAALAHKTSRQPIESVAPSAPRAAHVALPDVERAIVLDEDDASLLSAEATMPMSYTTTAPTPIALPRMAPPPPPTEATILRGGTPLPAPPDPSFVASLSGAEPPIADTKPRKPKGLEEALHTGAEHADPQALTVPVSLVAPPAAPPPASAPPLEVTQTYAMPAASPPVRLFAPDPPKILTERPVPPPTQHDDTGTTSVWEAFGLTPPSERNRETTEMLIATLQEGSGTTKTLRGVVKARGRRATIPVRRAATGDKRTMARRKRR; encoded by the coding sequence GTGCCGTCTATTGACCAGCGCCAGACCATCGCTGCGCCCGCCGAAGCGGTGTGGGGATTCCTCGCCCGCCCAGAGTTGATCTCGAAATGGCACAAGGGCTATAAGCAAGTGTCGATCCTCAGCACAAAGATTGGGGTGGTGGGAACGCGGCGGCGCGTGGTGGATGAGGCGGGGCGTGCCACCATTGAGGAGATCAGCCAGTGGTTGGAAAATCTTGGCTATGAGTATGTCATGGTGGAGGGACGTTATCGAGACTATCGGGGGCGGCTACGTCTACAGCCAATTCCCGAAGGGACGATTGTGAACTGGACGTTCGAGTACCACTTGCGGGGTATTCTGCCGCGCCTCGGCTATCGCCGTCGCCTAGAGGGGCTGATGAGCGAGAGCCTGAAGGCGCTCCGTAAACAGGTGGAACTCAGCGGGGTGCGCATTGACCCTGACAAACAAGAACGATTTGCCATGCGCCCCGCGCCGAATTGGGAAGAACGGGCGGCACTTGCCCACAAAACAAGCCGACAGCCCATTGAATCGGTTGCCCCTAGCGCCCCCCGTGCCGCACATGTGGCGCTGCCCGATGTGGAACGGGCGATTGTCTTGGACGAGGATGACGCCTCTCTGCTAAGCGCTGAAGCAACGATGCCGATGAGCTACACGACCACCGCTCCAACGCCTATCGCCTTGCCGCGCATGGCACCACCGCCGCCGCCAACAGAGGCGACTATTTTACGGGGGGGGACGCCGCTCCCCGCGCCGCCCGACCCCTCGTTTGTGGCGTCGCTGAGCGGGGCTGAACCACCCATAGCCGATACCAAACCGCGCAAACCAAAAGGTCTAGAGGAAGCGCTGCACACCGGCGCAGAACATGCCGACCCACAGGCGTTGACCGTTCCCGTCTCATTGGTTGCCCCGCCCGCCGCTCCCCCCCCTGCCTCTGCGCCGCCGCTGGAGGTGACGCAAACGTATGCCATGCCCGCCGCCTCGCCACCGGTAAGGCTCTTTGCCCCAGACCCGCCGAAAATTCTCACGGAGCGCCCTGTGCCACCTCCCACCCAACACGATGATACAGGGACGACCAGTGTTTGGGAGGCATTCGGCTTGACCCCGCCCAGTGAACGCAACCGCGAGACGACGGAAATGTTGATCGCCACGCTGCAAGAAGGCAGCGGGACGACAAAAACACTGCGAGGGGTGGTGAAGGCGCGAGGACGGCGGGCGACAATCCCCGTTCGGCGGGCAGCGACGGGGGATAAACGAACGATGGCGCGGCGGAAACGTCGTTAA